In a genomic window of Fusobacterium sp. IOR10:
- a CDS encoding MFS transporter, giving the protein MNMKLDKKTQIFYGMGVSYAIVDQIFAQWILYFYLPPESSGLNVIMPPIFISIALAISRIVDMVTDPVVGYVSDKIDTKWGRRVPFIAVGSIPLGIMTVAFFYPPTSSPTASFIYLAVVGSLFFTFYTIVGAPYNAIIPEIGNTMEERLNLSTWQSVFRLIYTAIAMILPGVLIKMIGKGDTLLGIRGMVIILSIIASLGGFITVFGVSEKKYSKGKVSKISFKETILIIAGYRNFIFYLFGLLFFFVGFNTLRATMNYYVEDIMGYGKTQITIASALLFGMSALFFYPTNKLAKKIGYRKIMLFDLLLLMVFTGMLLFLGKGIPESFGFAIFALIGIPVAGGAFIFPPAMLSEISNNIKEETGNKIEGICFGIQGFFLKMAFMVSILLLPFILVFGSNTGRVNKNGIYMTAMFAIVAFIISFVFYYKYEEKKDNF; this is encoded by the coding sequence ATGAATATGAAATTAGATAAAAAAACACAGATTTTTTATGGAATGGGAGTAAGTTATGCTATAGTGGATCAAATATTTGCTCAATGGATATTATATTTTTATTTGCCTCCAGAGAGTTCTGGGTTAAATGTAATAATGCCTCCAATATTTATTTCAATAGCCTTGGCAATTTCTAGAATAGTTGATATGGTTACTGATCCTGTGGTGGGATATGTTTCAGATAAAATAGACACTAAATGGGGAAGAAGAGTTCCATTTATTGCTGTTGGGAGTATTCCTTTAGGGATTATGACAGTGGCTTTCTTTTATCCGCCAACTTCTTCACCTACAGCATCTTTTATTTATTTAGCTGTAGTTGGATCTTTGTTTTTTACTTTTTATACTATAGTTGGAGCTCCTTATAATGCAATAATTCCAGAAATAGGAAACACTATGGAAGAAAGATTAAATTTATCAACTTGGCAATCAGTGTTTAGACTAATATACACAGCAATAGCAATGATATTACCAGGAGTTTTAATAAAAATGATTGGAAAGGGAGATACTTTACTTGGAATAAGAGGTATGGTAATAATTTTAAGTATAATTGCTTCTTTAGGTGGTTTTATAACTGTTTTTGGAGTCTCAGAAAAAAAATATTCAAAGGGAAAGGTTTCTAAGATTTCCTTTAAAGAAACAATTTTAATAATAGCTGGATATAGAAATTTTATTTTTTATTTATTTGGATTATTATTTTTCTTTGTTGGTTTTAATACTCTTAGAGCTACTATGAATTATTATGTGGAAGATATTATGGGATATGGAAAAACTCAAATTACAATAGCATCTGCACTGCTATTTGGAATGTCTGCTCTTTTCTTTTATCCAACAAATAAATTAGCAAAAAAAATAGGATATAGGAAAATTATGTTATTTGATCTTTTATTGTTAATGGTATTTACAGGGATGTTATTATTTCTTGGAAAAGGAATTCCAGAATCATTTGGCTTTGCAATATTTGCATTAATTGGGATACCAGTTGCAGGGGGAGCATTTATATTCCCACCAGCAATGTTAAGTGAAATTAGTAACAACATTAAGGAAGAAACTGGAAATAAAATAGAGGGAATTTGTTTTGGAATTCAAGGGTTTTTCTTGAAAATGGCCTTTATGGTTTCAATATTATTGTTGCCATTTATTTTAGTTTTTGGAAGTAATACAGGAAGAGTAAATAAAAATGGAATATATATGACAGCTATGTTTGCAATTGTGGCTTTTATAATTTCTTTTGTATTTTATTATAAATATGAAGAGAAAAAAGATAATTTTTAA